In Microcoleus sp. FACHB-672, the genomic stretch TCTCGGAAAATCGGTAGCCGCAAACGGAGTCACGGATGCCGTTAGTGATTTGAATCAACGAGTGTCATCTTTAACACATGGTGTGGTGGATTTGCGGTTCTTGTTGCCTGTGGGATTTGGAACACTCGCCGTGCGGCAGTTGATGGCAAAAGGGTTGCAATTTGATATTATTCCTTGGTATGTATTGGCTTGGTATTCGTTTGATAGTTTTATCAAATTGCACTACACTGCTGATCCGCACAAGAAGAATAGCTATCAGCCAACCGGACGTTAATAAGCTGTTTTTGACAACCCAGTTAGTGGGTGTCAGCTATGCCAGTTTGTGTTTGCAAAGTGGTGTAAATCACCCTTGAAAAGGCAGGGTTGATTCATTCTCCTTTCGCTCTCAGGCAGGTGATGAAGTCCCTGTCTGTCAGACTTTTCGAGTTGTCCGTTAAAATATTGAATCCTGTAGAAGTACGGTGGCGGCGTGATTCTGCGGGATTCTGTGCCGGCTGGCGATGGAAATTTTAAGGCTGTCGCCACTTAACTTGTCTTTGTAGTTTACAGGGGGTTAAATCAAATGGTAAGTGCATTTGAAATTCAAAAAAATTTGCAAAATGTTCTGGCCGAATACCCGATAACTGTTAAGACATATTTAACCAAAGATGAATTAATTATTGTGTTAAATCGGTCAAGGCGCAAGCCAATAAATTATGAAAACGTTACTCAAATTGTTGAAACTCAGTTAATCGGGTGGCAGTTAGAGGGAATTAAAAAGCTTAAAATTTTTGGGAGAAGCACTCACCAAAATTATCCCGAATGGCAGCAAGTGATTGAAATTAATGCAAATCATTTGACCAAGAAATCTAATCGAAATCAAATCCACATACCGGATACGGCAAAACTGATTCCAAAGTTTTTCAAAACATTAACATCAAAAAAAGTTACGGCACAAGCCGGCAACCGATTGTACAGAATCAAGCTAGCGCTACTGGTGCCTGGTTTTGGTACATTTCTTTACGGGATTTGGTTAATCTGCAATGCAGAAATGGCAGGATTTATACTATTTCTAATCACTGCAGTCTTGGCTACTGGCTTAGCAGTCGTTGAAGCGTTGGATGTCCTTTGCCAGGAAATGAACCGCAGAGACTAGCGAGAAAGCAAGGGTTTGCAGCAAAAAAGGAAAAACCCTTAAAAAACACAGGTGTCACCAAGTTGGAATGGAGAATGGTCATGGCTGAGCAGACAGCGCAAACCGAACAAAGCAAAATCCAAGTGGTACACGCGATTCCGGGTCGTGTGCGGCTGCGCGTCACCGGCAAGGATATTGAACCGGCATTGGATATCCTAGCGCAACAGCTACGGCAGGAAGACGGTGTTTATGAAGTGGGCACAAATGAGGCAACCGGCAGTGCAGTGATTGCCTTTGATGCCAACCGCCTACCCTTGCCACACTTGTTAGAAGGACTTCAGCATTGGGGAGTAAATGTCACTATGACAAACATCGAAAGTGGTAACGCAGTTACTGCAAGCAACACGCAACAACAGACGGCGAACCAGAAAGATCCGTTTGCGGCGTGGAAGTCACCCGCTTACTGGAAAAAGCAGGGCCGGTCATTCCTCCCCATTATTGCAGGACTAATGGTGACACGAGGGTTCGGGCTGTTAGGCTGGAGAGCGCTGTTTGCCTATATTATTACGGCCAATACCACTCGCCAGATTATTGACCAACTGGACACGGAAACGCCTGTTATGGTGCCGGCAGCCACTCCTAAAACCGCCGCTACCATTCCCACTCCAAAATCGAATGGAAAATCAGCACCGGCATCCGTAGAAACGCCCTCGGTTGCGTCTGCCTCAGCGAGCACCTATAAAATGATCCACGCAATCCCCGGACGAGTGCGGTTTGGGGTGCCTCGCATCGCCGAAGATCCCCAATATGCGCGGCGTCTGGAAAAATTAATAGAATCCACAAAGGGCGTCACCGGCATTCGTGTGAACTCCCAGGCAGCGTCTATTGCGATTACTTATGATAATCGTGCCGTTACCGATGCCGAAATGCGTTTGCATCTTGCGGAACTGATTCAATCTGCCGACGAGGCAAAAGATGTAAGCTACGTCGCTACAGCGTCGGCACCCACCCTCACAGTCGTTCCGCCTATCCCGCAACCGGAACCCTCAACACCACCCCCACCGCCGGAACCTACTCTGACAAGCGAGATGCCTGTGTCACAACCGGCACCCCCAGCAACCGTCGAAACAGATGAGCCGGCAGACTCTCCACCTGATGATTTAGAAGGATCGAGTCACGACACGCAAGAGGCAACCGATGAGCCGGCACAGGTTGAACCTGTTGTTTTAGAAGCTGATCAAGAAATAGAACTGGCAACTGATGAGCCGGTTGAACCCGTGGCTTTAGAAGCTGATCAAGAAATAGAACCGGCAACCAATGAGCCGGCACAGGTTAAACCCGTTTCTAAAGGAGGTGGCAGTAAAGCAAAAAAGGCAAGCCAGAAGCCGGCAAAATTTGAATCGGCGTTAGAAGTTGTTAGTGAAGAATTTCACGCAGTTGCTGCACCCGATGAGCCGGCACTTCCGCCACCTGCCTTAGAAACTGCAATACCAATGTCCGAGGTTGTGGATGAGCCGGCACTTCCGCCACCTGCCTTAGAAACCAATCTTAAAGAGACAAGCAATTCAATGCCGGTGCCTGAAGCATCAATTAAAGAAAAAGCAAGCTTGTTTTATTGCCTCAAGCAAACCGCTCGATCCACATTCCAGTTCTTAAACAAGGGACAACCGCTATACAATGCCTTAGCTTTAGGCTGGAGAGAGGCCGGCATGATTCGCTTAAAAGCGATCGCTTCGCTTCAGATAGACAACTCACCTGAGTTGGATCTCCGAGTTGAGTAAGCTATCCTAAATTGGATTCTGTAGATTACAGGAGGAAAGGTTTTATGGCAATAAAGATCGGCGATCTGTTTGAAGATTTTGGCCCAGCCGGCATTGCAGCAGGCATCGGTGCGGTGATTTTGCTTCCAGTCGTAGCCGGTTTTGGCAAACCACTCGCCAAAGCAGCGATCAAAGGCGGCCTTGCCGTTTATGAAAAGAGTAAAGGTGCTCTTGCCGAAGCCGGTGAAGTTTTTGAGGATTTAGTCGCAGAGGCAAAAGCTGAACTCGCTGACGAACAGACAAATGGCCACATAGCCGTCGTTGAAACCCCTCACGATAGCATCTCTACGATGCATCAAGGGTGAGCGAACAATTCCCAGCTTTCAGGGAAACAGCATCATAGAAATTATTTAAGAAGCCGGTTTTTCCAGAAGAAAGCCGACTTCTTAATTTTATTGGTTTCATATTTTATACATAAAAGACCAATTAGTAACCCTTTGGTGCAGAAATAGCAAATATCTGATCGCAAAGCCGATGACTAAACAAAGTAGCTCTATACCAAAAAGTATATTTGAGCTACCAACAACTATAGAACAATCAAAAACGCAGCTAACGAAATACAAGAAATCTCCACAGCCATAGCAACTAGAGGCCGTAAGCTCGCTTGAACTTGCCGCATTGATCTGAAGCATTTTTCCTTTGCCCAATGATAGGAAATTTTATAAATTTTTATGAAGATAATGATATCAAAAGGGGGTGTTCTGTTGAGCCGCAGATAACTTTGACTTTTAAACGTGACCTTGATGCGTTTGACTCTAACACGATGTTATCCCTCAACTGAAATGGTTGTAAATGAACTAGAAATTACATATTGTTGTTGCAACAGCTTTGAGTTCCTTAGACCCAGGAAAATATGCCTGACTCTTTCAACGATACTAAAAATAGCCTTGATAAGGTATGGAATACCGTTTGGGACTTTTGGGAGCCTGATAACTCTTGGAACAACGATCAAGGTAAGTGTATTGAGATTCAAAACAAACTTGCTTGCTTTAATGAGGAGCATCCAAACGATCCAACTCATATTGATAGTGTAGTTAAAGCAGTTCAGAGAGGGGTAGCCCTTGTGCAAGCGGCTATTGAATGGCAGGAACCTTCTATCGGTAAGAATAAACCTCGTAAACTTAGTGAGAAGCTTCGTGGACATCAGTGGCGGCTTGTTATTACCTATAGTGGATTTGAAATAACTGTCAAAGCATTAATGAACCATCAGCAAAGAGGTATTGATATTAAAGTAATCGAGAAGTTCTTACGGAAGTGCGATATTCCTGAGTATAAACATCTGAGTGAACCTCGTAAAACGTCAAGCATTAAAAAATGGCTTAGTAAAGAGGATGGCAAGCTTGCAGAATTTTTAGGTATTAGCAACGGTGATCGCAGAATTATCGAAAAATGGATAGTAGAATCTCAGCCTATTAATTCCTGGGATGAAGCTATAAAGTTGGCTAAAGCCATCAGAAATGCTTCTGCTCACGGCTTTCTGACTGCCACCAAGGTAGAGGAGTGGAAACTAAAACCAGCCTTATGCAAACTGACCCATGATCTTGCTTCAATTGTCGCGTACGGGTTACAAAAATTAACTTAAACATGAAAAATGCTATTGACAATCAAAACGTAAATGTTCATACTTAAAGATGAAAGCTTCCGGCAGGCGTAAACGGCAAAATTATAGTCTAGCCGGAAGAATTCAATTTTTTTACCAGATTTTATAAGAGCAACCCAAGTTTATCGCTAAACTACTTTTGTGTTTAGTTGACCACGATAAGCTGGCTGAGCATCGATTACTCATCGACAACATTAGATTTCTGTCTCACAGATATCGTTGTGGCTATTGTCCCCACAGATACGGAAGCATAGGGGAGAACGAGCGGAGCTTTAGAAGTCCAGGTGCTGCAACTTGTTCGACTGCTGTTGGTAAAACTTCTAACTCAGCGGATCTCGCTTAGCATAAGGTATGAATGAGAAGGGTATTAAAGAATTATAGGCGTATTAAAAGCTGCTCAATGGAATGATTGATTCGACAATAAGAAGCACGAAACTTTTCAACTTCGTCAGCAGGCATTTCGGAAGATATCAGGGATACATCCCAAACTTGCCAAAATATTGCCAGTAGGAGTATCTTGCTCCCTGACATAGCGGCAAGCAGGCAAGATGGCGGCATGACAAATTTACAAAAATGAGATGCTTCCTACCTAACTCCAATCATCTAATGGCATTTCTCCAGTAATTAAAAGTCTCACTTCCAATTCTTTTGCTCTCTTCTTCGTAAATTTTTTCTAAACAGTCAAAAAGAGCTTTCGCGTAGTTATCCAATCCCAGAAGTTTTAAACAAGTTAAAATTCGGGTTAAGCGAAGGTAGTTGTGATTCCCCGGATTAATCCATTCTTGTTTTCTTTCGCCGTAATTATGAGACTGCGTGATTTCTATATTCTTGCTTTCAGACTCAAGGCATTGTAAACCGTAGAAACCGAGCATAACTTTCAGCGATTTCAATAAATGAGTTTTCAAAATTGAATTAGTTCTGAATTCTTGAATAATTTCATCATTGAGTATCGGCGCTTTTCGGTTATACCGGCTTCTTTCTTGCAGCGGGAAAAGCCATTGAATATAATCATGTTTATTTTCAAGCTTTTGGTAATTCCATGACCAAATTTCTTGAATCGTTCGCCCTTCCGAGTCGGGTTGTTGCCCAAGATAAAACCCTACGAGAACTTCGGCAATCACCCGAATTGGTAACTCGACTTTATCCCCATCAAGGGTAATTTCCAGATTGTGATTGCCCGGTTGTAGGAAGGCGATCTCAATTTGCCAAGTTCCTGCGGATGTGATAACCGGCCCTGTGAGCTTAACTTGGCGATCAATGGTTAAAAAGACAGTCTTACCGGCATCACTGGCATCGGCAGTTCCAGAAACAGAAAAACTTTTTTGAGCAAGAATTGGTTCAGCCGGCGCTTCCAAGATTTTCAGCATTTTTTGAATTAGCTAGGTAAAAAGAATTGAGACGTTATTATTTAACGTTTATTCCGACAATGACAGTGGATTAAATCGCGTATTGTAATCGTAGGTATCTACCCGCTCTTGCTGCTTGAGAAAATTCACCACCCAGTAAGTTAAAGGCGTTGCAGCAGCTTCATAAAGCGATTTAGCAAGCCACTGGGTAACAATAGCTGAAACTAGCCCCAAAGGCGGAATCGTGCCGGCAAAAGCCAGCGTGACAAATACCAGCGAGTCTAACGCCTGCCCCACCAGCGTTGAGCCAATGGTTCGCGCCCACAAAAACCGCCCTCTGGTTGCTATTTTCATTTTGGCTAAGACAAAAGAATTGGCAAACTCACCAACTAAATAAGCCAAGAACGAGGCTAGCAGTAGTCGAGGCGTGTAACCTAGAATACGTGCATAGGCATCTTGTCCATCCCAAAACGATGCCGGTGGCAACAACAAAGTGATCCAAATCGTGCCGGTGGCGATCAGGTTGCATAAAAAGCCCAACCAAATCACCCGTCGCGCTTGCCGGTAGCCGTAAACTTCAGTTAAAACATCCCCGCAAATGTAGCTAATTGGGAAAATTACAATCCCTGCCGTTAGGACAAATCCAAACACATTAATCAGCTTAACAGCGATGATGTTGGAGGTAATTAAACAAGTTACAAAAACAGTAACAATTAATAAAAACCAAGGAGAATATTTAGCCCCAGATGGGGAAGTTTGCGGCAACTCACTGGGTTGTAAACCGGATGATGACATTTTGGTTAAAGTAAGGTTTCAATTTTATAAAGTTCGTCCGGTTAGCTGAGCGACAATTTCTACTAACTTAACCGGCTCAATCGGCTTAGCTAAGTGAATTTGGAAGCCGGCTGAAAGCGCTTGTTCCCGATCTTGTTCGCGGGCGTAGGCGGTGAGTGCCACAGCCGGCACCGATGCAATTTCCTCACCCTTCAAAGCGCGTTCTTCTTCAAGCGCCCTCACTTTTTGAATCAGCGCATAACCGTCCTGTCTCGGCATTGCAATATCACTGATCAGGATATCAGGCCACAACCGCTCAATCTCAACCAGCGCCTCACCGGCACTGGTAACTGCACTCACCTGAGCACCATACTGTTCCAACGCCGCCGTCAAAACCTCAAGGGCATCGGCTTCATCATCAACAACCAGTGCTCGCAAACCCTCTAGAGGCAGAGGCGCTTCAGAAGCAGGGGAAGCAGAGGAAGCAGTGAGTGGAACTTGGCACTCACTCTCGCCTTCACTGCCCCAATAGCCGGTTTTGCCAACTTCTGCTGCATCATAATTACCTATCAGTGGCAACTGCACCGTAAATGTTGCCCCCTGCCCCTCGCCGGCACTGTCTACGCTAACGGTTCCGCCATGCAGTTCCACCAAATTACGCACAATTGCTAAACCCAAACCCAAACCCCCGTGAAGCCGAATACTGGTGCTGTCTGCCTGTCTGAAGCGTTCAAAAACAAAAGGCAGAAACGCTGGGGGAATGCCCTTGCCGGTGTCACTGACTTGAATCTGGACGTAGGGGCGACCTGTTCGGGAGTCCACAACGCATTCAAGCGTCACCCTAACACGTCCGCCTTTGGGGGTAAACTTGATCGCATTAGACAGCAGATTCCAAATAACTTGCTGTAGCCGGTCTGGATCGCCAAAGAAAATCTCAACTGTAGGATCGACGACTGAGGAAAGTTCAATTCCTTTAGCCTCAGCCGCTAGCAGCACTGCGTCGTTGGCGGCTGCGATTACGGCAGTGAGATTCACCGGCTCAACATTCAGCTGAAGTTGACCGCGAATTATTCGCGACACATCCAGCAAATCCTCAATCAACTGGGTTTGCGCCCGTGCATTGCGCTCAATCGCCTCAAAAGCGCGAGCACTGGTTGCTGCGTCCAACTGGCCGCCTCGCAGCAGCCGTGCCCAGCCAAAAATCGCGCTTAGGGGTGTCCGCAACTCGTGGGAAAGTGTGGCTAGAAACTCATCTTTCATCCGGTTCGCTTCCTCTGCCTCGCGGTAAAGCCTTGCATTATCCACCGCAAAGGCAGCACGACGGCCCAACTCTTCAGCCAGCGTCAAGTCAGCCATACCGTATTGCCGGCCTGATTCTGCGGAAACAAAGCAGATCGCACCTAGGGTTCGCCCACGGGCCGTTAAGGGGACGCACATCGCAGATTTGATGTTCAATGGCGTGACTAAAACCCGGTCGCCCGCCTTGCCAATTTCTGGTTGACGCGCCCAGTCTGTCGCCTCCGCCCAAATCCGCGCCTTGCCGGTGCTTAATACTTGGGCAACACCGAGGGTTGCTTGCAACTCGCTGGCATAGTCTTGAAGCAACTGCTCCTTCTCTGGGTTCTGATGCACCACCGCCATGCGCCGCATCGACTGGTTTTCATCCAACAGATCGACGGTACACCAGTCGGCGAGATGAAGTAGCGCCAGACGGGCGACATTGGCGAGGCTGATTTCACAATCTAGAGAAGCAGCAAGAAGGGCACTGGCGTCAGACAAAAACGCGAGTCTTCTTTGGATTAGCACTGTCTCTGTGACTTCTTGAGCCAAAATCAGGACAGACTCGACTTGGCCCTCAAGCCCAAACAGGGGGACGTGATCGATGTTCCAGTAGGTTTGCCCGCCTTGGGAACCGGCACAAATTTGGTAATTACGGACGATCACGCTCTTGCCGGTGCGGTAAACGTCTTCGATGAACACCCCGGCGCTTCTGGCGGCAGACGCCGGGAAAACTTCAGCCACAGTCTGACCCACGACTGAGCGATCTAGCACGCGGGGAATGGCGTTATAGGTTGGGTTAGCCAAAATGTAACGATGGTCAGCACCTTGGACTGCCGCAATGCCAATGGGGGCGTTTTCTACCAAGGTTTCCAAAAATTCGCGCTGCCGGCGCTGTTCGCTCAGCAGCTTGGAGCGTTCTGCCTCTACTTGTTTTTGGGCGGTGATGTCTCGCACCGTCAAAATTGCCAAAATGCTCTCACCGGCATAATTCCGCACCTGTGTGCCTGCGTAGGAGCCGATCCAGACGCTGCCGGTGTCTCTGCGCTGCACTTGCACTTCTAGTTTGGAAAAAGTTTCTCCTCCTACAACTCGCGCTAAGGGCCACTCTTCCATTACCAGTGCTTTCCCATTCAGGTCAAACACATCAAAGATTGGGTACAACTCGTACAGGTGTCGCTGACACTCTTCTAAGTTCTCGAAGCCATGCAGGCGCAAGGCGGCGGGATTCATTTCTAAAACTTTCCCGTTGAGATCGGCGATGACTAACCCCTCTGTCATGCCGGCGAGGATGGCTTGGAGTTGAGCGAGGCTGGCTTCAGTTTGTGTGGCGAGTTCTTCCAGTTGTTTGCGGGCTGATACCTGCTCGGTAATTTCTATGGCCAATACCATCAGATCGGGAGTCTCTTGCCCTAGCGACAACAGGGGCAGCAGCGACCAGCGCCAATAGGTGATACCCCGCGCAAAGCCCTCCATTTCGTATTCTGGGTCGATGTGGGCTTCCCTTGTGGCAGCTGTGCGGCGGAAAATATCGGCCAAGCCATTTTCTTCGGCAGCGGGGAGGTAATCTTGCAGGCGGACGCCGGTGATATCTGTGTTGCAAAAAGGTTCTTCTAAAAATTGCCCGTAAGTCTGGTTAGCCCATTTGATTCGTAAATCCCTGCCATCAAGTACGGCGATGCCGGCAGGTACGTTATCGACGACCATTTGAAACAGTCGGCGCTGTTCATCAATTTCTTGTAGCAGTTGTTCCCGTTCTTCTGCCACCTGCCGGCGTTCGTTGATTTCCATTGCTGCGCCGGTGATTCCAACGAGCTTGCCATGATAATCGCGCAGGGGTTCAACGATTAAGTCATAGTAAAAAGCCTGTCCGTCGAGTAGAGATACACGGACTTCTTCTCGCAACCCGATGCCGGTTTCAAGGACTTTGCGCTTAATTTCGTGGAGGCGTTGGGCGTCGGGTGGTGCAAACAAATCGATATCCGTCTGTCCCAAAAATTCCCCGACAGAGTACCCCGTCTGCGGGTTTTGAATCCAGGTGTAGCGCAAGTTTTGGTCTTGATTGAAGACGGCAATGGGTGAGTGTTGGATGGCGAGGCGGAATCGCTGTTCACTGAATTTGAGGGCGTCTTGTGCTTGTACGCGTGAGGTCACATCCTCGATAGCTCCCTCATAGTAGAGGAGTTGATCTTGAGGATCTTTAACGGCTCGGACACTGTTTTTTATCCAAATCGCTGTGCCATCATACCGGCGCACTTGGGCTTCAAAATCCCGAACGATGCCCTCACGTTCCATCAAAACTTGCCAGCGCCCAAGGGTTTTGGAGTTGATCAGGAAATTGCCGGCATTGACGGCTAGCAGGGTTTCCCGGCTGGGATAGCCTAGCATTTGCACCAGTGCTGGGTTGGCATCGAGGATTTGCCCACAGGGGGCAGTGCGGTACAATCCCACCGGCACGCGCTCAAATAAGCTGCGATACACGCTTTCGGTTTCTTGTTGCGCCCGCTGCTGTTTTGAATCTTCTAACGCCGAGCGCACTGCGATTGTTAACCGGCTGTAGGAATTAGGCGATTTTGTAATATAATCATCCGCCCCGGCTTTGATGAACTCTACCGCAAGTTCTTCACTCCCGCTGCCGGTGAATACGATAATCGGACAGTTGGGGAAGCGATTTTTTACGGTTTTGAGAATTTGCCGGCCCTCGATCTCGCGCAGCCTACCCTCGGTAATTACCAAGTCAAAGTCAAATTCTTCCAGCACTTGGTAAAAGTCTTCGGCATTGCTAAGTTGTTTGACCTGAAGGTTCGCAAATTCCTTTTCCAGCAGGCATAGTGCTAAAACACCGTCATTTGGGTTCTCGTCAATCAGCAACAAGCGCGGAGATAAATTCATTTAGGTGCCATTGAGCAATCGCGGCCCAAGGTCTTTTTTTTGCCTTACCTACTATATATTAAGCGCTCGCGCTAGATTTACCAAGGTTTCATAATTTAAGATTTAAGCATTCTCAAATATTGTAGTTGATATGTCATTTATATTTTTGTGAAGGTCAGGAACCCTATAGCTCAGTTATTGGAGCAAGTTAAAATTCGATGCCACCAGGCTCAACAGTTTCATGAGCTAATAATTGCCGGCTAGATTAGAGAATGGAATTTACCTTTTTGTTGACACTTCTTCTACCGCTTGTTTGATTTTCTTTTTCTAATATCAAATTTTTGGTAGAAGAAGTGT encodes the following:
- a CDS encoding HMA2 domain-containing protein, whose protein sequence is MAEQTAQTEQSKIQVVHAIPGRVRLRVTGKDIEPALDILAQQLRQEDGVYEVGTNEATGSAVIAFDANRLPLPHLLEGLQHWGVNVTMTNIESGNAVTASNTQQQTANQKDPFAAWKSPAYWKKQGRSFLPIIAGLMVTRGFGLLGWRALFAYIITANTTRQIIDQLDTETPVMVPAATPKTAATIPTPKSNGKSAPASVETPSVASASASTYKMIHAIPGRVRFGVPRIAEDPQYARRLEKLIESTKGVTGIRVNSQAASIAITYDNRAVTDAEMRLHLAELIQSADEAKDVSYVATASAPTLTVVPPIPQPEPSTPPPPPEPTLTSEMPVSQPAPPATVETDEPADSPPDDLEGSSHDTQEATDEPAQVEPVVLEADQEIELATDEPVEPVALEADQEIEPATNEPAQVKPVSKGGGSKAKKASQKPAKFESALEVVSEEFHAVAAPDEPALPPPALETAIPMSEVVDEPALPPPALETNLKETSNSMPVPEASIKEKASLFYCLKQTARSTFQFLNKGQPLYNALALGWREAGMIRLKAIASLQIDNSPELDLRVE
- a CDS encoding DUF5132 domain-containing protein, which translates into the protein MAIKIGDLFEDFGPAGIAAGIGAVILLPVVAGFGKPLAKAAIKGGLAVYEKSKGALAEAGEVFEDLVAEAKAELADEQTNGHIAVVETPHDSISTMHQG
- a CDS encoding opioid growth factor receptor-related protein: MLKILEAPAEPILAQKSFSVSGTADASDAGKTVFLTIDRQVKLTGPVITSAGTWQIEIAFLQPGNHNLEITLDGDKVELPIRVIAEVLVGFYLGQQPDSEGRTIQEIWSWNYQKLENKHDYIQWLFPLQERSRYNRKAPILNDEIIQEFRTNSILKTHLLKSLKVMLGFYGLQCLESESKNIEITQSHNYGERKQEWINPGNHNYLRLTRILTCLKLLGLDNYAKALFDCLEKIYEEESKRIGSETFNYWRNAIR
- a CDS encoding queuosine precursor transporter yields the protein MSSSGLQPSELPQTSPSGAKYSPWFLLIVTVFVTCLITSNIIAVKLINVFGFVLTAGIVIFPISYICGDVLTEVYGYRQARRVIWLGFLCNLIATGTIWITLLLPPASFWDGQDAYARILGYTPRLLLASFLAYLVGEFANSFVLAKMKIATRGRFLWARTIGSTLVGQALDSLVFVTLAFAGTIPPLGLVSAIVTQWLAKSLYEAAATPLTYWVVNFLKQQERVDTYDYNTRFNPLSLSE
- a CDS encoding PAS domain S-box protein translates to MNLSPRLLLIDENPNDGVLALCLLEKEFANLQVKQLSNAEDFYQVLEEFDFDLVITEGRLREIEGRQILKTVKNRFPNCPIIVFTGSGSEELAVEFIKAGADDYITKSPNSYSRLTIAVRSALEDSKQQRAQQETESVYRSLFERVPVGLYRTAPCGQILDANPALVQMLGYPSRETLLAVNAGNFLINSKTLGRWQVLMEREGIVRDFEAQVRRYDGTAIWIKNSVRAVKDPQDQLLYYEGAIEDVTSRVQAQDALKFSEQRFRLAIQHSPIAVFNQDQNLRYTWIQNPQTGYSVGEFLGQTDIDLFAPPDAQRLHEIKRKVLETGIGLREEVRVSLLDGQAFYYDLIVEPLRDYHGKLVGITGAAMEINERRQVAEEREQLLQEIDEQRRLFQMVVDNVPAGIAVLDGRDLRIKWANQTYGQFLEEPFCNTDITGVRLQDYLPAAEENGLADIFRRTAATREAHIDPEYEMEGFARGITYWRWSLLPLLSLGQETPDLMVLAIEITEQVSARKQLEELATQTEASLAQLQAILAGMTEGLVIADLNGKVLEMNPAALRLHGFENLEECQRHLYELYPIFDVFDLNGKALVMEEWPLARVVGGETFSKLEVQVQRRDTGSVWIGSYAGTQVRNYAGESILAILTVRDITAQKQVEAERSKLLSEQRRQREFLETLVENAPIGIAAVQGADHRYILANPTYNAIPRVLDRSVVGQTVAEVFPASAARSAGVFIEDVYRTGKSVIVRNYQICAGSQGGQTYWNIDHVPLFGLEGQVESVLILAQEVTETVLIQRRLAFLSDASALLAASLDCEISLANVARLALLHLADWCTVDLLDENQSMRRMAVVHQNPEKEQLLQDYASELQATLGVAQVLSTGKARIWAEATDWARQPEIGKAGDRVLVTPLNIKSAMCVPLTARGRTLGAICFVSAESGRQYGMADLTLAEELGRRAAFAVDNARLYREAEEANRMKDEFLATLSHELRTPLSAIFGWARLLRGGQLDAATSARAFEAIERNARAQTQLIEDLLDVSRIIRGQLQLNVEPVNLTAVIAAANDAVLLAAEAKGIELSSVVDPTVEIFFGDPDRLQQVIWNLLSNAIKFTPKGGRVRVTLECVVDSRTGRPYVQIQVSDTGKGIPPAFLPFVFERFRQADSTSIRLHGGLGLGLAIVRNLVELHGGTVSVDSAGEGQGATFTVQLPLIGNYDAAEVGKTGYWGSEGESECQVPLTASSASPASEAPLPLEGLRALVVDDEADALEVLTAALEQYGAQVSAVTSAGEALVEIERLWPDILISDIAMPRQDGYALIQKVRALEEERALKGEEIASVPAVALTAYAREQDREQALSAGFQIHLAKPIEPVKLVEIVAQLTGRTL